The nucleotide window actgtTATCTGGATCTCTCTTTGAGAATCCCGATCAGGAAGCAAATATTGAAATGCTACTTTTTTTCGGCAAATTCTTAACTATTTCTCATATTCCAGGAATGGACGCTTCATTCTTCACTCATCCAAGAATGTTATATCATCATCAGTAGTTGTTGAGTGTGAAGAGGCCCTAAACCAGGGAAGTATGTCAGCTGCTGAGGCTTTTATTAGCTTGAGAAGCAAAAGCATTTTACATTTGTTTGCGTGCATTGGGAGGTTCTTAGGACTTGAGGTATACATgcatttttatctctttttttcctGTCTTTTGGCTATTAGTTAATCTGTTTATTAATTTTGTGAGAGAGGCTTTATTGTTATATTCAGTATTCCTTTGTCTTGAATTTTCTGCCAGTTGCTTTCCTTTGACATTCAGGAGTGGTCTTAACTTCATAGGCTTTGCTTAAGCATTAGGTTGCATGGagctatagtttttttttttaatttgtgtggAGCGATAGCTATTttgttatactttttttttaaaaataactgcGGTGTCCTTGCCAGCTTGCCTTggtatagcttatgcttctcgcgtaaattgattattaattgccattttgtttaattattttatcttgctGCATATGTACTGTAGATGAAGTGGCTGGATCAAAGTTTGGTGTTTGCATTTACGAGTTCAATTATAAATCATTTAAGCTTATCTAGTGGTAATTGATGAGTTTAGCTTTTTTAATGGTTATATGATAAATGAATTCAAACCCCAGGTCTTTGAACATGGGTCTGCAGCAGTTAAGGTGCCAAAGAGCATTTCTTTTGGTACAAATTTGTTGCTTATGGGTTTTCCAGAATGTGGAAGCTCATACCTTTTGCTGATGGAACTAGACAAAGATTTCAAACCTGTGTTCAAATTGCTAGAAAGTCGGTCAGATTCACCAGCAAAAGCTCAATCTCTTGCTGATCTGAGTAACGTGGTTCGTGTAGAAACTATTGATGTTGGAAGGATGCAGATATGTGAGGACGAGCTTAATTTGAGTCTTCTCAACAGCAAGAAATTGCTGTCTGTTTTACCTAGTGATGGCGGCAGTCACCAAACATCTGAAAATAGTCTTCTTGCCGACTTTAGCTTGGAAGGCTCTATAGTTGCTTCCGGTGTGCAATCAACATTTTTGTCTATTGTCGATGAAGTATTCGAACTTGAGAAAGGGTCCTCGGTCCCTTCTTTCTCTGGTCAAATTCCCCCATCAACATTCGGTGCTTCTCCTGCATCTCATTTTGGTACTGGTGTTGCTAATTATCAGAGTCTTAAAGTTGGAACTCTGTCCCCTAAGTGGGATCGTGGAGCAGGAAACTACAGTAACTCCATGTACAAGGGTGTGATACAGTCAGGTTCAGTTGGTTCATTAGCCGCAACTCAAACTGGGAAAAAGTTGACAGCTTCAAAATCTGAGCAAGATTTGACTTCTGTCCGATCACCTCATTCTGCAGGAGTTGGATCTTATACATCATTGGATGAAGACCAGCTGACTGTATCTACAAATCGGTCAGCTCGGCTCCTATCTCCACCACATCGAGTTTCTTCATCAAGTGGAAAAGCTAGTGGCTCAAGAAACTCTGCTGTGGGAACTGTACCAGGTGGTTTCAGGACTGCTGACTCTAACTCATTGGTTTTAAGTCCCGGATGTAAGTCAAATACCTCTGAGAATGTCTCTTAGATATCTGTACGTGGTTGTGTATATACATCTGTCTGCTGTACCCCCCCNNcccccccccccctcccccccaataaataaacaaataaaataaaaattgaaaaaaataacagTAATAACAAAAAACTTCAATGCTCAGGGGGCATGGttattttttatgcatatttCTCAGAACTGTGTTGCCTTTGTTTTTTGCCAGCCCAAACAATAGATTCAGCAACATGTATAAAGTCAGAGCAAGATGCAGTTTCCGGATATAACATTTTGCCCAGGAAGCGTACATTGTCAGATTTGTTAGATTCACTTCCATCACTTCAATCAATGCAGTCCAATGAAGGATCATATAAGCGAAGAAAACTTGTGGAGTCTGCTGGCACCCATATACCCAAGTCAATGATGCTTATTTCTTCAGATATTTCTGGTAAAACTGAAGAGTATAGCTATGGAAGTCTTATAGCTGAAGCTAATAAAGGGAATGCACCTTCTAGTATATATGTTTCTTCCCTTCTTCATGTAGTAAGGCATTGCTCACTATGTATCAAACATGCCCGGCTTACTAGTCAGATGGAGGCGCTTGACATCCCATATGTTGAAGAAGTGGGTCTTAGAAGTGCATCCTCGAACTTATGGTTCCGAGTTCCATTTGCCAGAGATGACACCTGGCAACATATATGCCTGCGGCTAGGTAGACCTGGAAGTATGTACTGGGATGTGAAAATTAATGACCAGCACTTCCAGGACTTGTGGGAGCTTCAGAAAGGAAGCAATAGTACTCCATGGGATTCTGGCATTCGGATTGCCAATGCATCTGATGCAGATTCTCATATTCGTTATGATTGTGAAGGTGTTGTTTTGAGCTATTATTCGGTTGATGCTGATAGTATAAAGAAGTTGGTGGCTGATATCCAAAGGCTATCTAATGCTCGAACATTTGCGCTTGGAATGCGAAAGTTGCTTGGTGCTAGGGCTGATGAGAAGTTTGAAGAAATTAATGCAAATTCTGAAAGTAAAGCACCGGCTGCACTTAAAGGCGCTACTGATGCAACTGATAGAATTTCCGAACAGATGAGAAAGCAATTCAGAATTGAGGCCGTAGGACTGATGAGTCTGTGGTTCAGTTTCGGTTCTGGGGTGCTTGCTCGCTTCGTGGTTGAATGGGAATCTGGTAAAGAGGGCTGCACTATGCATGTTTCACCTGATCAACTTTGGCCACATACAAAGGTTTGGTTTCTATTTTATTACGTATGAGTTGTTCTGTTTTTCTCCTGTCTCCTTTTattccttttgtttttcttgtctACAATACCATGAGCCTCAAAATGCTTATGAACCTATAATTGGCCTTTTTTTGAGATCTTAAGTTATACTTTGTTCCATTACATTGTTGCGGTTTAAGCTAGGGAAGTCCTGTGAAAGATTCTGCATGTGGTGGGGGCATTGCCtttctattttgttttatcTCTTTCAATTATAAGCATTTTCAGACCATAGTTTAAGCTCAAAACTTCCACTGTGGTTCCAAACTTAACGACTtccatttttttgtgtttgacaAACCACAGTTTCTTGAAGATTTCATCAATGGTGCTGAAGTTGCATCCCTTTTGGACTGCATCCGTCTCACTGCAGGACCCTTGCATGCTCTTGCTGCTGCAACGCGGCCGGCACGAGCAGCTCCAGTTTCTGGTGTTCCTGGTGTTACAGCGCCTATTTCTTCTGTTGCAAAGCAGACTGGCTATGTTCCATCCTTACCAAGCAATGTAAACTCTAGCATAAATCAGCCTGCACCTGGACCTGGAGTTAATCCTGTTTCAGCTTCTGTGGGTACACTTGGCACGCACAGCCATCCTAGTGCTGCAATGTTGGCAGCTGCAGCTGCAGCTGCTGGAAGAGGTGGTCCTGGCATTGTTCCGAGTTCACTGCTGCCAATAGATGTCTCTGTTGTACTTCGTGGTCCGTACTGGATTCGCATCATTTATCGAAAAAAATTTGCTGTTGACATGAGGTGTTTTGCTGGAGATCAGGTTTGGTTGCAACCAGCAACACCACCTAAAGGGGGGCCAGAAGTTGGAGGATCTCTGCCATGTCCACAATTTCGACCTTTCATCATGGAACATGTTGCCCAGGAGCTGAATGGAATTGACTCTAACTTTACTGGTTCTCAACAAGCAGTTGGATTGCCTAACTCAAATAGTTTAAATGCTGGTTCACAGCTTCCAGCTGCAAATACGAACAGGACTAATCTCTCTAATTCTACTGGATTAGCTCGTCCAGCAAACGCTGTAACTGGTTTCAATCGTACTGCAAATGGTCTTCCAGCAGCATCAAATTTAGTTGGGGTAAATGCAGGGATGCCTTTGCGCAGAGCACCTGGTACTGGTGTACCTGCTCATGTCAGAGGAGAACTAAATACTGCAATTATTGGACTTGGTGATGATGGAGGGTATGGTGGTGGATGGGTTCCTCTTGTTGCTCTCAAGAAGGTTCTCAGAGGCATTCTAAAATACCTTGGGGTGCTATGGCTCTTTGCTCAGTTACCGGACCTTCTGAAGGAGATTTTGGGATCGATTCTGAAAGATAATGAAGGTGCATTGTTGAATTTGGATCAGGAGCAGCCAGCCTTACGCTTCTTTGTGGGGTAAGGTTCCAATCATTCTGTTATCTATCTAGTCCCTGTCCGATTCTCATGCTGACTGAATAGTAGTGGAGACAACTTGGGAATGGAAAGGGACCTCCAGAATCTCAATTCTCACATGTCCTTTAAATTGGATGTGTGTAAACCTGGCATTTGAAGAGAATCTCCAAATTCGTAGTTCTcacattttcctttacattggACACGTCTTACATGAATTTTCACTGGCTATGCATGAAATGAACCCTTCTGAAGTCATGTTTATCATTTTTCCGGTTCTCCTTGTTTTCCTGCCTTTAGCTTGGAttttgatttctcatttctGATTGAATTGTTTTGCATGTATTCATTGTCATTCAAACATTGATACTTAGCTTTGATTGTCTTTCTTAATCATTCATTGTGCTTGGAGTAGGTCGAACTCTAGTTATGTTATGAGTGTCGAGGCTATACAGTAAAATAATCATGTAGTGTACTCATTCAGCATGTTTTCTTACGATTAGCTCAAAGAAGTACTGCTATAACCCCTGATAAATATCCGAATCTTTTGCAGATATTTTCTTTGTGGCTTCATACcctttttatgttatatttttggaGTCAGGCGAGTCTATTGTAAAAGAAGAGTCTGGGAATAACATGTATATCatgtttctttttgttttttgtgcTCATGGCTTTTCTGTTTAGAACCATTTTCCCTGGCCTGGCTAGTTTCATTAAAGCTCAGtctagttaaaaaaaaaatctcaccTGAGTTTTGTCCATTTTAGTATCACATAATTTCTTTTAGTCTACTGGTTTGATGTTCAACTTGTTCTGCTTAATGTCTTAAATTTTCTAACTTGTTAGCACTCTGTTTCAATTGGCTAGAAAGCTCGGTACTTTTTAAGTGTATAATCTGAATAATATATCCCATTTTTGAAATATCTTTGTCTGATGTTTTTTATGGTGACCTTTTAATCTTTTATGTCTAGAAAAGTTACTGCTGTTTCAATATATTTTACGACAATCACTGAGTGTTAACTCGTTTTATTTGGTTCTTTGGAGCATGTATAATTTTTTGTGATCTTGAGTTCCTATTTCCTGATATTTTTGTTGCTGCAGGGGCTATGTATTTGCTGTTAGCGTTCACAGGGTTCAACTTCTCTTGCAAGTTATTAGTGTCAAGAGGTTTCATCAGTCgcaacagcagcagcagcaaAATCCCGGAAGTGCCCAAGAGGAATTAACTCAATCAGAAATAGGAGAAATATGTGATTACTTCAGCCGCCGTGTTGCGTCAGAGCCATATGATGCTTCTCGTGTTGCATCATTCATTACACTTTTGACGTTACCTATTTCTGTTTTGAGAGAATTCCTGAAACTCATTGCATGGAAGAAAGGGTTGTCTCAAGTGCAAGGGGGTGATATGGTCCCTACACAAAAATCCCGTATTGAATTGTGTCTTGAGAATCATGCTGGATATAGTATTGATGGTATCTCAGAAAATACATCTGCATCCAAAAGCAATATTCACTATGATCGGGCTCACAATTCTGTCGATTTTGCACTGACGGTTGTTCTTGATCATGCACACATACCTCATATTAATGCGGCTGGTGGTGCTGCTTGGTTGCCTTACTGTGTGTCTGTTAGGTTGAGATATGCATTTGGTGAGAACCCAAATGTTTTGTTTCTGGGAATGGAGGGGAGCCATGGTGGACGGGCTTGCTGGCTGAGAGTTGATGATTGGGAAAGATGCAAACAAAGAGTAGCTCGAACTGTTGAAGTGAATGGAAATTCTGCTGGTGATGCCAATCAGGGAAGATTAAGGGTTGTCGCAGACAGTGTTCAAAGAACACTGCATGCCTACCTTCAGGGGTTGAGGGATGGTGGTGGGGTTGCTGCAGGCATTGGATCGTGAAATAGAGATTTCAATAAAGTAGCTCTAAACAATACACAAATGGTAGTGCTGACTAATCCGAAAAATTGCCTTGCAAGATTAACCGGAAGAACCAGCAAGTGTAGTTTTGGATGTGGCTAACCAGCTGGGATGTAAACTAGGCTTCCTTTTTTATGGTATATGCAGGCTTCCTTGTACAGGTAAAATAGATCTATTCGCGTCTTGCTTCGAATGATACACAAAGATCTGTTCTGGATGGTCAGAGCTCGACTGCAATTAGAAGTAATCGTGGATCGCTTAGTGTTGTAAATTGTTGGAAGTGAGGGCGGGCTTAAATTATTTCTTCCTAAATTTTTGTAAGTAGCGCAACATTTGTAAGACAGTTGGATGTGTGTGTTTCTCTCATTGAAATTGAATGGATACACAATTTATACAGATAACTGTTACTTAGTTTGGTGATGTGGCatagttgtatttttttttaattgtagaaaagataattttatttttagagtaggataaatgagaaaattagTTTGCTGGGTTAGCAATGTATAATCAAGCAATACATGTAAAGTGAGGGGCATGATCCTTTAGAGCAATAAAGGAATGATGGTGTATTTTTAACCGATATATGTtcttaaaaatcatatataaaaattCTTTGCGTGCTTAAACAAGAggattattgtttttattttatttttgtgaatatGCAGTTGTATCGAATTAATGAAGAATTGGAGCTAAGGTATGGTTAACTTACCTAAGTTTTGATCTTAACCTGTCAATGAGGGAAAACCCAGGAATGTAAATTAATAAACACAATAGCTCAACACAACTAGTGAAATACAAGAAACAATCGTGTTGTAGAAATAGTAAAAGCCTAGAAGCTATAGCTAGAGGCAAACTGCATTTATGGTTTTATGAACTCTCCTTGGCGCTTGAAGCCTTTGTGTCTTGCTTCTCTTCTTGACTTCCCTCAATGGCCTTTTCGACTGGGGGCTGAGCAGAGGCATCGGGTTCCTTTTTCAACTCAGTTTCAAACTCCTTTGCAGCCTGTGTTATGAGATATGTTAGGAATTATGAAATGCATCACCTTAACATGAACCAAAAGTATGATGACGAAAAGAGTATCTAAAGTTATTCTGAATAGATATCTTCCTACTCCAATGGGACGATAAAGAAATGTAAGGATGGGATCATCTCTACTTCATACACGTCTTAAACTATTATCTCAGCACTTGAGACCAGGGAAGTCTCCTACCAGTGTTCCCATCGTTTAAAGAAATTGAAtgtggtttttattttttggcatTGATGTACCCACATCGAATGGGAGTGATATATCTGTTTACTTCGAGTAGATTCTTCACTAATACATTAAAAATCAGCAATAAGTTGCATGTATCTTTATAGGATTCTtaatacatacatgtatcagaTATCGCGTAAAGGAGTATATGTAATACAGAGTGTAGTAGGGACTCAAGAACGGGGATAGGCTCTCTCACCTGTGAataataaccttttttttttctcgataAAGACCTGTGGATTGAAATAATACACCTCCATAAGCAATTCAGCTAGTCATCCATTGTCATTATGTGTTTGGATCAAAGTTATAGTCTCAAACCACTTAAAGAGTTCGTTATGACATCCACCACTGACTTCATGTCCCCTTCTATACGCGCTTCGCAATTTTGATATCAGAGATTCATTCTCTTTCCATGTGTTATATCTAATCCTACTCTCCCTTCAGGTCATCAGTGTTCAATGATTTTTAGTATGAAACTTTTAGTATTCCTTGAGTTAAAAGTTCTACATTTATTATAAAGGTACACCACCAACTCAACAAAAGTATTCATGTATTCTACCTAATAGAACTGGTGAGAATAGTCAGTAGTCAGTACCATAAATTATAATCTGTGGCTGATTTTGTTTGAGGATCTTAAGTAATATTCATAGAGTTTACTAGNTGAGGGTCtctcggaaacagcctctctacttctacgaggtagtggcagggtctgcgtacactccaccctccccagaccccacctagtgggatttcactgggtatgttgttgttgttttattctCCTCCATGTGTTATATCTAATCCTACTCTCCCTTCAGGTCATCAGTGTCCAATGATTTTTAGTATGAAACTTCTAGTATTCCTTGAGTTAAAAGTTCTACATTTATTATAAAGGTACACCACCAACTCAACAAAAGTATTCATGTATTCTACCTAATAGAACTGGTGAGAATAGGCAGTAGTCAGTACCATAAATTATAATCTGCAGCTGATTTTGTTTGAGGATCTTAAGTAATATTCATAGAGTTTACTAGGCTCATCTTGGTAGGTAACTGTCTTTATAATTATATTGATTTCTCCTTCTTCCTGAACTCCCTTTTAACCCCATACCTTGATTTTACAAACTCCTTCACTTAGTGAAATGCCAAATTCATCATCCATCCTACCAGATCCTTAGGATGGATTGACAACTGATTCCTACCGATAACCATCATGATCAAGAGAGATCAGCAACCGTATTAAAGCTCCAGAGAGTAGTAACACTGACTCACCAAGATACCCATCTTCAGTCACTTATCTTACCATATCTTCATAGGCCAGCCATCCCCCTGATTGCCACCCTCAATACAACTCTCTTCCATAAAAGGCACACAAACAACGGGTTAACTGAGTCTCAAAACCAGGCTGATAACCAGAATACTGAAGTCACCAATACCTTAGGGAAGTAGGTTCAGCGACAACCTAATATTATTCATGCTGGAAGAGCAATCTTCAGAGTTCCAATTTCTTTATCTCAAACCACACTAACAGAGATGCATCAATTTAACTAATTGTACTTGCTCATCTTATCTTCATTGATTTTGCTACCAAACTATAACTACGATGTATCCACAAACATAGCTTCAGTTGGGGAAATGTATGATCAGCAATATGTTGACTCTCTGTGGAGGTTGATCTGACCAATCTTGTATTTTTATCTTTCTGTTCTTCCATGCTCATAACAACAGACATAAGCTATACTACTGAGAATAGATATGATGTGAACTTCCTTACAACTACTGAATGATCCCAAAAACTATTCAATCTAGAAGAGAAATCATGAAAAGCAACAGGCAGTATCCACCTTATTTGGATACATGGGTATTTTCACTCCTACGTAGTCACAGAGGCAGGCTATGCCTTTTCTCCCAAGCCACGTCATTTTTGTTAAGACCTGCCTTTTCTTGAGTTGGGCCCTTCTCCCGAGGAGGATAAGTAAGATGTTTATCAGTATTCAAGAATGTGGTTTTCCATGTATTGATGTGCACACATTTCACCATACAATTTATTCTATCGCCAAACCCCCACTAGAAATACAGGAATTCTGAAGCCAAACAGAAAGATGTGCACCAGAGATGTTCCTTCGAAAATTCTGACTGCTATTACACTCTACCCGCCACCAATATAGCTCACATAACTTTCCCTTGATTGCCTTGATTTTCATGATGCTTTTCATCTACTTTGGTAAGAGCTTGTTCACTAGAACCTAATGGAGATTTAATTACTATGTCAATTGCCACAAAGCAATTTCTAGAGTTATAAAAATTTAtcttatgaaaatatatttccCCTTCCTCGGTGGAAATGGAGAAAACCCCACTCTCTCCCTTAGATGGAAGAACATAAGAAACCAAAAAGGCCAAACATCTATTACAACCAGCACAATTGTTATTTCAACTTCCTTTTCCATCCCCAAGATCATAGAAAGAACTCGTTCAAGCACTCACAAAATCTCAAATCTTATCTCCACACACCAAGAACTATTAACGTGTACGGGTCTACTATTAGAGGTTTGAAACTTCTTTTCTCCACCTTTTAGCCTTCACTTTTTCACCCACAAGGGACTAAACTCATTCCAAAGCCCAAACTTAAAAAGTACACCAATCACACACACAAAATATACTAAAACATCATCATCATAGTACGCCTTAACAAATCccaaaagtaaaagaaaaacatcatctttgatttaaaaaaattaaatcttatGAATTACCCCCATTCTGAAATCTAAAAAGTTCAATTTTTCTCTAGATTTTATTTCCGGTAGGTGAATCAATTCTATTTCTAATTGAAGCACACTTAATTAATTGATAGATACTATAGCAATTAGCAGGTTAGTTACCATACCAGACTACTAATTTCAGCTAATCATTGAAACttacatataattaactaacaaatgacctaattatataaatatttcatgatCTAATTATCTATCCAAtcaaataactatttttttatggAGGAAATTTAACCTGTTGGAAACTCTTGACAGTCTTGCCAATAGTGCGGCCAACTTCAGGTAACTGTTTGGGCCCAAAAACAAGAGCAGCAACACCAGCAATCACCGCCAGCTCAGGGACTCCAAGTCCAAATAAACAGTAACAAGAAAGACCTCTTTTGCTGTTGCTCCTTACTTTTCTTGTGGTTCTTGGAGGACCCAGAAACAGTTGACTGTTGCTGTTGAAGAAAAGTGAGCTAGAGGAAcataaagtttgaatcttgggTGTTGAAACAAACagtgaaggagaagaagaagaagaagatgaaatggGTTTTGGTTTGAAGGATAAAGAAAGAGTTGTAACAGCAGCACCAGATGAGATTATTGCTGCCATTTTTTCTGAATCTTGAAGAAAAGCTGTTCctttttttggattttcttgATGCTATATGACCTACAGTTGTTGTTCAAGATTGTGTTGGATTAT belongs to Solanum stenotomum isolate F172 chromosome 1, ASM1918654v1, whole genome shotgun sequence and includes:
- the LOC125853658 gene encoding mediator of RNA polymerase II transcription subunit 14 encodes the protein MAELGQQTVDFSALVSRAAEESYATLKELVEKCKSSNLSDSEKKIGILKYVVKTQQRMLRLNVLSKWCQQVPLIQYSQQLASTLSSHDTCFTQAADSLFFMHEGLQQARAPIYDVPSAVEVLLTGSYDRLPKCIEDVGLQSTLNDDQQKPALKKLDALVRSKLLEVSLSKDITEVKVSDGTVLLCVDGEFKVLVTLGYRGHLSMWRILHMELLVGERSGPMKLDDFRRHALGDDLERRMAAADHPFMTLYSILHEFCVALVMDTVIRQVQTLRQGRWKDAIRFELITDVSTGQGGSAGSTQTSQDGESDSASLRTPGLKILYWLDLDKNSGTSEIGTCPFIKIEPGPDLRIKCLHSTFVIDPLTGKEAEFSLDQSCIDIEKLLLRVICCNRYTRLLEILKELEKNSQICRVPSDIQLQCHVEEMLGDSRKKDNKFDSREYQGQEVLRVRAFGSSFFTLAINIRNGRFILHSSKNVISSSVVVECEEALNQGSMSAAEAFISLRSKSILHLFACIGRFLGLEVFEHGSAAVKVPKSISFGTNLLLMGFPECGSSYLLLMELDKDFKPVFKLLESRSDSPAKAQSLADLSNVVRVETIDVGRMQICEDELNLSLLNSKKLLSVLPSDGGSHQTSENSLLADFSLEGSIVASGVQSTFLSIVDEVFELEKGSSVPSFSGQIPPSTFGASPASHFGTGVANYQSLKVGTLSPKWDRGAGNYSNSMYKGVIQSGSVGSLAATQTGKKLTASKSEQDLTSVRSPHSAGVGSYTSLDEDQLTVSTNRSARLLSPPHRVSSSSGKASGSRNSAVGTVPGGFRTADSNSLVLSPGSQTIDSATCIKSEQDAVSGYNILPRKRTLSDLLDSLPSLQSMQSNEGSYKRRKLVESAGTHIPKSMMLISSDISGKTEEYSYGSLIAEANKGNAPSSIYVSSLLHVVRHCSLCIKHARLTSQMEALDIPYVEEVGLRSASSNLWFRVPFARDDTWQHICLRLGRPGSMYWDVKINDQHFQDLWELQKGSNSTPWDSGIRIANASDADSHIRYDCEGVVLSYYSVDADSIKKLVADIQRLSNARTFALGMRKLLGARADEKFEEINANSESKAPAALKGATDATDRISEQMRKQFRIEAVGLMSLWFSFGSGVLARFVVEWESGKEGCTMHVSPDQLWPHTKFLEDFINGAEVASLLDCIRLTAGPLHALAAATRPARAAPVSGVPGVTAPISSVAKQTGYVPSLPSNVNSSINQPAPGPGVNPVSASVGTLGTHSHPSAAMLAAAAAAAGRGGPGIVPSSLLPIDVSVVLRGPYWIRIIYRKKFAVDMRCFAGDQVWLQPATPPKGGPEVGGSLPCPQFRPFIMEHVAQELNGIDSNFTGSQQAVGLPNSNSLNAGSQLPAANTNRTNLSNSTGLARPANAVTGFNRTANGLPAASNLVGVNAGMPLRRAPGTGVPAHVRGELNTAIIGLGDDGGYGGGWVPLVALKKVLRGILKYLGVLWLFAQLPDLLKEILGSILKDNEGALLNLDQEQPALRFFVGGYVFAVSVHRVQLLLQVISVKRFHQSQQQQQQNPGSAQEELTQSEIGEICDYFSRRVASEPYDASRVASFITLLTLPISVLREFLKLIAWKKGLSQVQGGDMVPTQKSRIELCLENHAGYSIDGISENTSASKSNIHYDRAHNSVDFALTVVLDHAHIPHINAAGGAAWLPYCVSVRLRYAFGENPNVLFLGMEGSHGGRACWLRVDDWERCKQRVARTVEVNGNSAGDANQGRLRVVADSVQRTLHAYLQGLRDGGGVAAGIGS
- the LOC125853659 gene encoding sec-independent protein translocase protein TATA, chloroplastic, with the translated sequence MAAIISSGAAVTTLSLSFKPKPISSSSSSSPSLFVSTPKIQTLCSSSSLFFNSNSQLFLGPPRTTRKVRSNSKRGLSCYCLFGLGVPELAVIAGVAALVFGPKQLPEVGRTIGKTVKSFQQAAKEFETELKKEPDASAQPPVEKAIEGSQEEKQDTKASSAKESS